Within Macaca nemestrina isolate mMacNem1 chromosome X, mMacNem.hap1, whole genome shotgun sequence, the genomic segment CAGACTGTCAAAACGTCCTGAAATATATTTGCGTCCAACTCTGCACCTTGCTCTCTACTCCCTCACTTCAAACACTAACCTTCCCCATTTGTGCTCTCACCTGAACTGAGTAAATAAGCTTCTAACCACtcttctccccacccctctcTTCTTGGTATCCAAGATGAGAGTGGCAGGCGAAAGGTTAGTTCTAATGTACCCAAGCAAATAGATACACATCCTAAAACAGGAGTGACTTATGCAGCTGCCCCTCTGGAGTGCATCTTACCTGCTTCAGCAACACAGTCGCCCTTTGGTCTAACCTTCCCCCCTCAACCACCCCCACGTTCCTATTCCTGGAAAGTGGAAAATTCCATAGCCAAACATCAAACAGACACTTCCCAGAATGCAGCTcatctcctcttctcctcctcccacagAGGTACCTTGGGTCTATAGGATTAAGAAAGGCAAGCCCAGCAGCCACTATTCACTGACCAGAGACCTGGCCCAACATGCTGCAGAAATAATTATCAATGAGTATACTTGAGAGACAGCAGCGCAAGGTGGCGAATGGGCTCTAAACTGAATGACAGCTGTTAACAGTTTTTGGCCCTGTTTTTCCTGTCCTGAATCCTCAAATGGGTTCCAAGGGATGAGAAACGGGGGAACAGCATGCCCTACTTGAGAGAATTGGAATTTGAGGAGCTAggaagcaaaaggaaagaaacagctTAAATGTGTGGTAGCACTCTTGAAAGTATGCTGGGGCCCCTCAAAAAGCTCACCTGCCCTCACTTCCCACTTCAACTGATTGTGAGCATCTTGCTTGATTAAAAGCAATTCATAATAGTAACTGAGAATTAATTattaagaaaaagtttaattaagCTGAGATTAGTTATTTAAGCTGGTACTCGAGGTTTTGGAAGGAAAGTAGAAATTTAATGTCAAGatatagaggaagaaaaaagtatgATTGGAGTCAATTATATCTTTTGACAGACAGGAGACCTGATGAATGTCCCTGTCCCTCCAGAGTCCCTGAAGCACCATTGAAGGGAGAGGGCCTGGCGAGACAGCATGTACAGGTACTTGGGAGTTGTCTAGTAACTTGGTGGTTGGAGGGGGAGGGACTAGTTCAGGGCCCAGGGGGAGGTCTGTACTGAGGTTGCTGCCTTTAGAGAGCTggagaggcaggaggctgaggactGAAAAGAGAGGGTGAGTAATTCTTCATGACCTGTAGGATCCCAAAGATGGCGAGCTGCCAGCCTGGACTGCCAGTGAAGGCTGGAATCGTGTTGTAGCTCTGAACCCACAGCTCTTCTTCTCCTGGCTCATGAGAATTTCGGCTGGAAAGACAGCATGCCCTGGTAAGTGAAGTCCTGCCACTTCGAGACATGGAGTCATCTTTCTCATTTGGAGTGATCCTTGCTGTCCTGGCCTCCCTCATCATTGCTACTAACACACTAGTGGCTGTGGCTGTGCTGCTGTTGATCCACAAGAGTGATGGTGTCAATCTCTGCTTCACCTTGAATCTGGCtgtggctgacaccttgattggTGTGGCCATCTCAGGCCTACTCACAGAACAGCTCTCCAGCCCTTCTCGGCCCACACAGAAGACCCTGTGCAGCTTGCGGATGGCATTTGTCACTTCCTCTGCGGCTGCCTCTGTCCTCACAGTCATGCTGATCACCTTTGACAGGTACCTTGCCATCAAGCAGCCCCTCCGCTACTTGAAGATCATGAGTGGGTTCGTGGCCGGGGCCTGCATTGCCGGGCTGTGGTTGGTGTCTTACCTCATTGGCTTCCTCCCACTTGGAATCCCCATGTTCCAGCAGACCGCCTACAAAGGGTCCTGCAGCTTCTTTGCTGTATTTCACCCTTACTTCGTGCTGACCCTCTCCTGCGTTGGCTTCTTCCCAGCCATGCTCCTCTTTGTCTTCTTCTACTGCGACATGCTCAAGATTGCCTCCATGCACAGTCAGCAGATCCGAAAGATGGAACATGCAGGAGCCATGGCTGGAGGTTATCGACCCCCACGGACTCCCAGCGACTTCAAAGCTGTCCGCACTGTGTCTGTTCTCATTGGGAGCTTCACTCTATCCTGGACCCCCTTCCTTATCACTGGCATTGTGCAGGTGGCCTGCCAGGAGTGTCACCTCTACCTAGTGCTGGAACGGTACCTGTGGCTGCTTGGTGTGGGCAACTCCCTGCTCAACCCACTCATCTATGCCTATCGGCAGAAGGAGGTGCGACTGCAGCTCTATCACATGGCCCTGGGAGTGAAGAAGGCGCTCACCtcattcctcctctttctctcggCCAGGAATGGTGGCCCAGAGAGGCCCAGGGAAAGTTCCTGTCACATCGTCACTATCTCCAACTCAGAGTTTGATGGCTAAGACGGTAAGGGCAGAGAAGTTTCAAAGTGCCTGTCTCCTCCCCACTCTGGAGCCCCAACTAGATCAACAGGAGTTACGGGGATGAGAGCACTTGCTTCAGGCAACTGACCCCTGTCACagcatcccccacccccagactGAGAGGTAACTGAGGCAGGGTCCTGACTTTCTTCTATAATTGGTTTCCCCATTTTCAAATCGCCACTCCTCCCTGTCCTTCTTTTGAAATGAGCCTGTCTCTGATGTATAGGTACACTTACTCAAAGCAAGAAATGTACTGCTAAAAAGATGCTTATAGATcaaattctattttttagtataccagagcagcactgtccaacagaaatataatgtgagccacatgcataattttaaatgttctagtaACTGTGTTataaaggtaaaaagaaacaggcaaaactaatacTTTATTTATCCCAATGTAACCAATATATTGTTTTCAACATgtcatcaatataaaaattatgctgtttttttttcatactaagtcCTTGAGATATGGTGTGTATTTTGCCCTtacaaaaaaatctcaatttaaactagccatatttcaaatgctcagtagccacatgtggctcgtGGCTCCCATACTGAACAGCACTAGAGAAAtgagtttctgttatttttaactgTTTACTATAGTGATTTACTACAGTAATTGCTTTGGCAAGGttaggagtccctcctcctcctgcccttaCTGATATTAATCAGATATTTTATATGGTGAATGTGCCTAAAAGGTAGAAACCTCAATTCATCTAAAGCTTGTGTTTTCCCACACCTCATGATGTTCAAAATAGGCTATTTGCCAAAGAAACACTATCTTGTGATTACTTCTGCTGTTAACGGTCCCAATCCATCACCTTTTAACCCTCTGCTGCCCCTTCCCTTAAGATGGCCTCATATGTCACTTGTAGCTACTTGCTGATGACAATGCTGGATCACAAATTCTGAGGCactgggagggaaagggagagaaaaaaggtgGGTACCAAGACAGGCACAGCCAAGCTCTCCAGACTGGAGCCACTTTGCTCCTCGGGGCTCCTTCCACTTACTCCccaatttacattttcctaagaAACTGTTGCACGGGAGACCAGCTGAGGAGCAGGTGCCTCATCCTCCTTTCTGTGGGGTACAGAAAATGACAAGGTTGGCAGAGGGAAATTATGCTCAGTTTCCCTCTGGGCAACCTGGCAGCAAAAATTCAAGAACAGAATGGCGAAGACACTCAGAAACCGCTCTCTGCTTTCCTGAGCTTCCCTGTAACCCTCTCCAAAACCTCCTGGTCTCCACAGTGGATTGCTAGAGAGTTTGGCTCTCAAGACCTTAAACTGTAATACTGCCCCAGAAAGCTGCCAAGTTGACAGCAAAAGAAGGCAAGAAGAAACCAAACCAGTATGAATTAACTTGTCTAGGATTTGATACCGAAACAACCTTAGGTTGGTTAATCCCTCAATATCCCTAAATTAATGACTTGAGGATGCATTTGAATCCAATGTGTAATGGCTAACTCCAAGAGGCCCTTGAAAATTTTCATTCTAATCACAAATTATAATGTTTAGACCTGGATGGAATCCAGCCACCCTCCTTTCAAAGGATGTCACCACACCACTATGCTTTGCACTCGGATTTTCTTAATCCCCCATTCGTCTTAGATTAACTCTCAGCTTTCTTTCCTCAGTCATTCAGAGGATAATGATCATCCCTTTCGGTTTCCCTACTCTTGAAATTTTCCTTCTCCCTACCTTCACCCTGTATCTTCTTCAGCCCAAATGGTCTGTTTCTCATTGATCTATTCTACTACATACACATCAACCCACCTTTGGTAAATTTTTTGCAGTCGCTTTGCTTACCAGTCTGGCCCAGAGGAGAAACATACTTTCTTTCACCATAGCAAGCATCGTGTTCCTACAACTGAAGAACTTTTTGGCTCTCAAGTGGATGATGGAACCCAATATGCTTTGAAATGCTGAGCATCCAGCAAGTACCAGGCCAGCAATAAGGCACATTCTTGGATTGTATTATGAGTTACTGGGAACTAGGTAAAATATGAATAACTGGATTTTGGACAAAATTGAAAGCAGGCTCAAACCAATGTCCTCCTTACTGGTGGTTCAAAGCTTAAATCCTGGCCTTGCTACAAAGGACTGATCTTGTCAAGGTAATATAAGCAAAATGGAATGAAAATTAAAGTTAATTCTGAAGCCAAGGTccttttaggagaaaaaaaaaaaaaaaaaggccagacgcagtggctcacgcctgtaatcccagaactttgggaggccaaggcgggcggatcatgaggtcaggagatcaagaccatcctggctaacatggtgaaactctgtctctactaaaaatacaaaaaaaaaaaaaaattaaccgggcgtggtggcaggcacctgtagtcccagctactcgggaggctgaggcagaagaatggcgtgaacccgggaggcagagcttgcagtgagccgagatcgtgccactgtggtccagcctgggtgacagagcgagactctgtctcaaaaaaaaaaaaaagtaaattagtctgatttaatcattccacattttaaacatatatatatcaacatcacattgtaccccatgtaatatatacaattatttatcaattaaaaataaaaaatatatatatttttaaatacagaaaagcaggaggggaggggaggggaggtgatTAGTGTGTTGTTAGGTTCAATCTAAGAAACTCTGCTACCCCTGGGAGTCAGTATGTGCAGTGGAAAAATCACAGGTCTTGAAATCCAACAGACCAGTGTTCAAATGATAATTCAGTCATTTAAATTCTCAAACTAGATCCCTCATTCATCAAACTGGGGTAATAATGCCTACTTTACATGGTTATATTGAAGATTAACTcagataatatatatgtaaatatctaGTAAACTACAGCACACTGTTAGTGCTCAAAAATGTCagttctcttcctcttccttaaaCACCCTGAACTAAATAGTCAGTTGACCCATTTAAGGGAGTCCCTCATATTCAGATATTATGACATATAGGACAAGGACAATTGGACTCAGAACTATGAATTCCTCAACCCctgaataagatttttaaaaatgagtaatgaGAGGTGATTCaggtttaaaaagacaaacaataaatCTAATACCTTAGCAGTATCAAGACAGAGCAGATACAAACAAGGCATTGGCACTAGTATGGTAATTGGATTTAAGAGTAATCATAATTTAAAACACTGTGTttcaccaggcacggtggctcacgcctgtaatcccagcatgttgggaggctgaggcaggtggatcatgaggtcaggagctcaagaccagcctgaccaatatggtgaagcagcccatct encodes:
- the LOC105481447 gene encoding glucose-dependent insulinotropic receptor, with the translated sequence MESSFSFGVILAVLASLIIATNTLVAVAVLLLIHKSDGVNLCFTLNLAVADTLIGVAISGLLTEQLSSPSRPTQKTLCSLRMAFVTSSAAASVLTVMLITFDRYLAIKQPLRYLKIMSGFVAGACIAGLWLVSYLIGFLPLGIPMFQQTAYKGSCSFFAVFHPYFVLTLSCVGFFPAMLLFVFFYCDMLKIASMHSQQIRKMEHAGAMAGGYRPPRTPSDFKAVRTVSVLIGSFTLSWTPFLITGIVQVACQECHLYLVLERYLWLLGVGNSLLNPLIYAYRQKEVRLQLYHMALGVKKALTSFLLFLSARNGGPERPRESSCHIVTISNSEFDG